In Micromonospora purpureochromogenes, a single window of DNA contains:
- a CDS encoding transposase family protein, which produces MQVISAARSEWIFPFTGLQPAQFRKLVRLVAGRGGDAIADGRPGRQWALDLPDRVLLVATYWRTNLTMRQIGPLFGVSHSAAHRVIDTLGPLLALAPVRRRPVDQIAIVDGTLIPTRDHRLAPRSKNYRYSTNLQIAIDASTRLVIAVGDPQPGNRNDTIVYRTSGIDQKLDGRPVMADGGYRGNPEVIIPYRKPADGSDLPAWKEALNVEHRTVRAGVEHVLARMKCFKILRDYRRAAHTLADAASGIANLHNIILAG; this is translated from the coding sequence GTGCAGGTGATCAGCGCAGCCCGCTCTGAGTGGATTTTTCCGTTCACGGGGCTGCAGCCCGCCCAGTTCCGCAAGCTGGTCCGCTTGGTCGCCGGGCGTGGCGGTGACGCCATCGCAGACGGCCGGCCAGGCCGGCAGTGGGCCCTCGACCTGCCCGACCGGGTGCTGCTGGTGGCCACTTACTGGCGCACGAACCTGACCATGCGCCAGATCGGCCCGCTGTTCGGGGTGTCGCACTCCGCAGCGCACCGGGTCATCGACACCCTCGGCCCGCTGCTTGCCCTGGCCCCGGTGCGCCGGCGGCCGGTCGACCAGATCGCCATCGTCGACGGCACCCTGATCCCCACCCGCGATCACCGCCTGGCCCCCAGGAGCAAGAACTACCGGTACTCGACCAACCTGCAGATCGCCATCGACGCCAGCACCCGCCTGGTCATCGCCGTCGGCGACCCCCAGCCCGGCAACCGCAACGACACGATCGTCTACCGCACCAGCGGCATCGACCAAAAGCTGGACGGGCGCCCGGTGATGGCCGACGGCGGCTACCGCGGCAACCCCGAGGTGATCATCCCGTACCGCAAGCCCGCCGACGGCAGCGACCTGCCGGCGTGGAAGGAAGCCCTCAATGTCGAGCACCGCACCGTCCGCGCCGGAGTCGAACATGTTCTAGCCAGGATGAAGTGCTTCAAAATCCTGCGCGACTACCGCCGCGCCGCCCACACATTGGCCGACGCCGCTTCCGGCATCGCCAACCTCCACAACATCATCCTCGCCGGCTGA